The Desmodus rotundus isolate HL8 chromosome 13, HLdesRot8A.1, whole genome shotgun sequence genome has a window encoding:
- the CLN8 gene encoding protein CLN8 isoform X2, whose protein sequence is MTSTRETAGLQREWKPLPVCCPDRIILGLLIFKGHSSWKPLILPPETQVEGRCVRAQETTAWVLFPWRRRSRGPPAPCLLQDASDRETGTMDPVSDRGASESVFDLDYASWKVRSTLAVAGFAFYLGVFVVCHQLSSSLNATYRSLVAKEKVFWNLAATRAVFGAQGTAAGLWALLGDPVLHADKARAQQGWSWFHIATATGFFFFENAALHLSNVRFRTFDPFLALHHLFAFLGFLGLLVNLQAGHYLAMATLLLEMSTPFTCVSWMLLKAGWSDSLLWKANQWLMIHMFHCRMVLSYHMWWVCLRHWDGLRSSLHPPHLALFLCGMGLLTLILNPYWTHKKTQQLLHPVDWNFTPPQSGGSTLLRTNGHGPQKKGQ, encoded by the exons ATGACCTCCACCAGAGAAACAGCTGGTCTGCAACGTGAATGGAAGCCTCTCCCAGTGTGCTGTCCCGACAGAATAATTTTAGGACTCCTTATTTTCAAAGGGCATTCATCATGGAAACCTCTCATCCTACCGCCTGAGACACAG GTCGAAGGCAGGTGTGTGAGGGCCCAGGAGACCACTGCGTGGGTGCTGTTCCCTTGGAGGAGACGCAGCAGGGGCCCCCCAGCCCCGTGTCTGCTGCAGGACGCCTCTGATAGAGAAACTGGGACAATGGACCCTGTGAGTGACAGAGGGGCATCCGAGAGCGTTTTCGACCTGGACTACGCTTCGTGGAAGGTCCGCTCGACGCTGGCGGTCGCCGGCTTTGCCTTCTACCTGGGCGTCTTCGTCGTGTGCCACCAGCTGTCCTCCTCCCTGAACGCCACCTACCGCTCTCTGGTGGCCAAGGAGAAGGTCTTCTGGAACCTGGCAGCCACCCGGGCCGTCTTCGGGGCTCAGGGCACAGCGGCGGGCCTGTGGGCGCTGCTGGGGGACCCTGTCCTGCACGCCGATAAAGCGCGTGCCCAGCAGGGCTGGTCCTGGTTCCACATCGCCACGGCCACCGGCTTCTTCTTCTTTGAAAACGCGGCCCTCCACCTGTCCAACGTGCGCTTCCGCACCTTCGACCCCTTCCTGGCTCTCCACCATCTCTTTgccttcctgggcttcctgggcctGCTCGTCAACCTCCAAGCTGGCCACTACCTAGCCATGGCCACTCTGCTGCTGGAGATGAGCACCCCCTTCACCTGCGTGTCCTGGATGCTCCTGAAG GCCGGCTGGTCCGACTCACTGCTCTGGAAGGCGAACCAGTGGCTGATGATCCACATGTTCCACTGCCGCATGGTGCTCTCCTACCACATGTGGTGGGTGTGCCTGCGGCACTGGGACGGCCTGCGCAGCAGCCTGCACCCGCCGCACCTGGCGCTCTTCCTGTGTGGCATGGGCCTGCTGACGCTCATCCTCAACCCGTACTGGACCCACAAGAAGACGCAGCAGCTCCTCCACCCAGTGGACTGGAACTTCACGCCGCCGCAGTCCGGGGGCAGCACGCTCCTCAGAACCAACGGCCACGGGCCCCAGAAGAAGGGGCAGTAG
- the CLN8 gene encoding protein CLN8 isoform X1: MLTGGCPGPRVPRDPCGRLLPGGRQTVAPCPGGAGERLTAQAQTRTAGPRPWSAVRVEGRCVRAQETTAWVLFPWRRRSRGPPAPCLLQDASDRETGTMDPVSDRGASESVFDLDYASWKVRSTLAVAGFAFYLGVFVVCHQLSSSLNATYRSLVAKEKVFWNLAATRAVFGAQGTAAGLWALLGDPVLHADKARAQQGWSWFHIATATGFFFFENAALHLSNVRFRTFDPFLALHHLFAFLGFLGLLVNLQAGHYLAMATLLLEMSTPFTCVSWMLLKAGWSDSLLWKANQWLMIHMFHCRMVLSYHMWWVCLRHWDGLRSSLHPPHLALFLCGMGLLTLILNPYWTHKKTQQLLHPVDWNFTPPQSGGSTLLRTNGHGPQKKGQ, encoded by the exons ATGCTGACCGGAGGCTGCCCGGGGCCGCGGGTGCCGAGGGACCCCTGCGGGCGTCTCCTCCCGGGCGGAAGGCAAACCGTCGCACCTTGTCCGGGCGGCGCCGGTGAACGTCTGACCGCGCAGGCACAGACCCGGACGGCTGGGCCCCGTCCCTGGTCAGCGGTGCGG GTCGAAGGCAGGTGTGTGAGGGCCCAGGAGACCACTGCGTGGGTGCTGTTCCCTTGGAGGAGACGCAGCAGGGGCCCCCCAGCCCCGTGTCTGCTGCAGGACGCCTCTGATAGAGAAACTGGGACAATGGACCCTGTGAGTGACAGAGGGGCATCCGAGAGCGTTTTCGACCTGGACTACGCTTCGTGGAAGGTCCGCTCGACGCTGGCGGTCGCCGGCTTTGCCTTCTACCTGGGCGTCTTCGTCGTGTGCCACCAGCTGTCCTCCTCCCTGAACGCCACCTACCGCTCTCTGGTGGCCAAGGAGAAGGTCTTCTGGAACCTGGCAGCCACCCGGGCCGTCTTCGGGGCTCAGGGCACAGCGGCGGGCCTGTGGGCGCTGCTGGGGGACCCTGTCCTGCACGCCGATAAAGCGCGTGCCCAGCAGGGCTGGTCCTGGTTCCACATCGCCACGGCCACCGGCTTCTTCTTCTTTGAAAACGCGGCCCTCCACCTGTCCAACGTGCGCTTCCGCACCTTCGACCCCTTCCTGGCTCTCCACCATCTCTTTgccttcctgggcttcctgggcctGCTCGTCAACCTCCAAGCTGGCCACTACCTAGCCATGGCCACTCTGCTGCTGGAGATGAGCACCCCCTTCACCTGCGTGTCCTGGATGCTCCTGAAG GCCGGCTGGTCCGACTCACTGCTCTGGAAGGCGAACCAGTGGCTGATGATCCACATGTTCCACTGCCGCATGGTGCTCTCCTACCACATGTGGTGGGTGTGCCTGCGGCACTGGGACGGCCTGCGCAGCAGCCTGCACCCGCCGCACCTGGCGCTCTTCCTGTGTGGCATGGGCCTGCTGACGCTCATCCTCAACCCGTACTGGACCCACAAGAAGACGCAGCAGCTCCTCCACCCAGTGGACTGGAACTTCACGCCGCCGCAGTCCGGGGGCAGCACGCTCCTCAGAACCAACGGCCACGGGCCCCAGAAGAAGGGGCAGTAG
- the LOC123478525 gene encoding uncharacterized protein, giving the protein MAVPQETWDKDGTRFPESQSALAGHVALAATLDLCPSLTGQAGAAATPLELCPVGALQPLSLRKHRQTDSRNSRYSSACVTHAGPTDKRAEKSQVAVPACGRGGLAIHQLPCVRPAWAPAPQGDGCRGQIPGPTGMPSVCGPSGFVTVERLVPIPVGCHVSQRLRRSVLALRGPEGLLKSDEWAPTSHQSSSCCPHWAPVLPPNGQPVRPVQGPCPCPQTQPCATHRNSMTPRAGAMLLPDRTLPNNSDTTENRHLGSRGGLTSPARFQTGPRAAAAGDASESAAPPLGLCHLPGCACGVRGAEAFSRHTCCKRPGRLVAGGAPRDLRPSGAPWHTVTSGHCWLL; this is encoded by the exons ATGGCCGTACCGCAGGAAACCTGGGACAAAGATGGCACTCGGTTCCCTGAGTCACAGTCAGCATTGGCTGGGCACGTGGCCCTGGCAGCTACCCTGGACCTCTGCCCTTCCCTCACTGGCCAGGCCGGTGCTGCAGCGACCCCACTGGAGCTGTGTCCTGTAGGGGCCCTGCAGCCTCTGAGCCTCCGcaagcacagacagacagacagcaggaATAGCAGATACAGCTCCGCTTGTGTCACCCATGCAGGACCTACTGACAAGAGAGCTGAAAAGTCCCAG GTCGCTGTCCCTGCCTGCGGAAGGGGAGGCCTGGCCATTCACCAGCTCCCCTGTGTACGCCCAGCGTGGGCGCCAGCACCCCAGGGAGACGGCTGCCGTGGCCAGATTCCAG GGCCGACGGGGATGCCCAGCGTGTGCGGCCCCAGTGGCTTTGTCACGGTGGAGCGTCTGGTGCCCATCCCAGTGGGGTGTCACGTCTCACAGAGACTCAGGAGGAGTGTGCTGGCCCTGAGGGGCCCTGAGGGGCTTCTAAAGAGTGATGAGTGGGCCCCGACCAGCCACCAGAGCTCCAGCTGCTGTCCCCACTGGGCACCGGTTCTACCACCAAACGGCCAGCCTGTGAGGCCCGTGCAGGGCCCATGTCCATGTCCCCAAACCCAGCCCTGTGCCACCCACAGAAACAGCATGACCCCACGTGCGGGGGCGATGCTTCTGCCTGACCGGACACTTCCAAACAACAGCGACACCACAGAGAATCGGCATCTCGGCAGCAGAGGTGGCCTCACGAGTCCAGCGCGTTTCCAAACTGGGCCGCGGGCGGCTGCAGCAGGTGATGCTTCTGAGTCTGCAGCGCCACCCCTGGGCCTCTGTCATCTGCCCGGATGCGCGTGCGGAGTGCGAGGAGCAGAAGCCTTCTCTCGCCACACCTGTTGTAAACGCCCTGGGCGGCTTGTAGCAGGTGGAGCCCCAAGAGATCTGCGCCCCTCGGGCGCACCCTGGCACACGGTGACTTCTGGACACTGTTGGCTGCTTTAG
- the CLN8 gene encoding protein CLN8 isoform X3 translates to MDPVSDRGASESVFDLDYASWKVRSTLAVAGFAFYLGVFVVCHQLSSSLNATYRSLVAKEKVFWNLAATRAVFGAQGTAAGLWALLGDPVLHADKARAQQGWSWFHIATATGFFFFENAALHLSNVRFRTFDPFLALHHLFAFLGFLGLLVNLQAGHYLAMATLLLEMSTPFTCVSWMLLKAGWSDSLLWKANQWLMIHMFHCRMVLSYHMWWVCLRHWDGLRSSLHPPHLALFLCGMGLLTLILNPYWTHKKTQQLLHPVDWNFTPPQSGGSTLLRTNGHGPQKKGQ, encoded by the exons ATGGACCCTGTGAGTGACAGAGGGGCATCCGAGAGCGTTTTCGACCTGGACTACGCTTCGTGGAAGGTCCGCTCGACGCTGGCGGTCGCCGGCTTTGCCTTCTACCTGGGCGTCTTCGTCGTGTGCCACCAGCTGTCCTCCTCCCTGAACGCCACCTACCGCTCTCTGGTGGCCAAGGAGAAGGTCTTCTGGAACCTGGCAGCCACCCGGGCCGTCTTCGGGGCTCAGGGCACAGCGGCGGGCCTGTGGGCGCTGCTGGGGGACCCTGTCCTGCACGCCGATAAAGCGCGTGCCCAGCAGGGCTGGTCCTGGTTCCACATCGCCACGGCCACCGGCTTCTTCTTCTTTGAAAACGCGGCCCTCCACCTGTCCAACGTGCGCTTCCGCACCTTCGACCCCTTCCTGGCTCTCCACCATCTCTTTgccttcctgggcttcctgggcctGCTCGTCAACCTCCAAGCTGGCCACTACCTAGCCATGGCCACTCTGCTGCTGGAGATGAGCACCCCCTTCACCTGCGTGTCCTGGATGCTCCTGAAG GCCGGCTGGTCCGACTCACTGCTCTGGAAGGCGAACCAGTGGCTGATGATCCACATGTTCCACTGCCGCATGGTGCTCTCCTACCACATGTGGTGGGTGTGCCTGCGGCACTGGGACGGCCTGCGCAGCAGCCTGCACCCGCCGCACCTGGCGCTCTTCCTGTGTGGCATGGGCCTGCTGACGCTCATCCTCAACCCGTACTGGACCCACAAGAAGACGCAGCAGCTCCTCCACCCAGTGGACTGGAACTTCACGCCGCCGCAGTCCGGGGGCAGCACGCTCCTCAGAACCAACGGCCACGGGCCCCAGAAGAAGGGGCAGTAG